The window AGCCTAACatggaaacaacaaaaatgtaagtTTCAGCAGACCTCTGATTTTTCTTGCACGGTTTCAACATCCAACTACCCACAACTGAGAGGTTTTTGTAGTAGGCAAAATCTGACTTAGTGCCCACTGTACTACCTCAGAAATGTCATTCTTAACTCCTTTTTCATACAATACCTACAGAATTCTGTTCATGGCATATACCATTTATGGCAAAATGACTTTGCACCTTCATATGAAAGGAAGGTAAACTTTTACCTTTCAGGTGGCAGTCAGCCCGCTTACAGCCCCTTCAGTGCTATGGTCTTATCAACCTGTTTTGACTAGGACATGTCGTGAAACCTAAAAAAGGTAGTTGACGTCTAATATGCAAGGGGATGTTTCAATGAAATGGGCTTGTGGGGGTTGGGGAGTGGTCACAATGTGTTTACAAACACCAGCAAGTCCATTTGACACAGGAAACCATGGCAGAACTCAAACCCGCTTACAAACAAGATGAGGGGTCAGCCTCAATGCACCCTCTGCCATATGGAACCCACCACAAACAGGAAGTTGGCAAAGAACTTATGTAGTATCCACGACGctcaaagacaaacagaaaaatactggGGCAAAGCACAGTAAGTCTACTTACTCTCTAATGTGGCCATCAACATTGAAcatcaaaagaaaagaaaaggaagaaattgATAATAATAGCAGTCAATACGTTTGTCCTTTCTTGTCCAGTAATGATGGCAAGAGACAGTATGAACTCCACTGGTATCTGATTTTTTACAATAATCAGTGTGACCTCAgtgaatttcaaaacaaatgtgATTGTTAGTAGGATACAGAAGGTCCACAGAGCTTAATACTGAAGACACAGTATCGTCCCAGAActattaaatgtaattgtactAATGGAATTCCATAACATGGAAGGCAGACCAGGGGCAAAAAAATAGCCTTACTTTGTTCAGGTCCTCATGAAGACCATCcatgaggaagagcagaagtTCCTGCGAGTCCTGCTGCTCATAGCCAGCAAACtgttcattaatttttccaatGGTGACCTTGAAGTCTAGGGGGCTGATGTATTTGTAAAGTCCAGACCACAAAGCCTTCATGATGACACCAAATTCCTCTGCCACCTCACCCTTGTGGCCCAAAATGTTGGCCCTGTTGACAAAATGAAAGTCACTGGTTGGTCACTCATCACCCCCTACATCCAACACAACCATGCTCATACTCAAACACCTGGCAAAGGACCAATGTCAGCCACCTGTTGAGAAATCCAAAAGGAGCACGACCGCCTCACCTATTGATATCCTCCTGGTAATAATTCTTATTGAAGTATTCAGCCATAGCCGGAGTGTTACACAGACACTGCAAGATGGAGTTCATGTAGCAAGTGTTGCCCAGGTTGCGCAGTCCAGTCAGGGAGGGCCCCAGGCCCCCGAAAACAGGGTTGAGGTTTCGGATCTTTGCAGCAGACAGCCTGGTGATCTCGGCTTTGGTGTAAGGCATTACCCTGGGTGGCCTGTGGAAAAGATCATTGCAAGAACTCACTATTATCgtgatcattattattattaacatggAAAATTGTCATGTTGTGAAAACGAGTGCAGCCATACTTGGTGTCTCTGTTGACAAAGGGTGTGGCAATAAGCTTTGTAACACCCTCATCTTGCAGGGACTGCGTTATGTCAGGGGATGAGTAGGAGCGTTTGAGTTTGGTGTGCTCGCTCTCGGGTTCTATGGTACGGCCCTTCCCTGGCTTTTGTTTGGGGGCAGGTGGTGTGGCAGGGGGAGTCTGGGAGACCTCGGGCGGGTATAGGTGCACCCGGTTGGTAGGAGAGTGGTAGTAGCGGTAGGTTCCCGTTACCGTATCTAGGaactggaaacaaaacaaaaacaagcaaactataataaatacaaacctCATTCATCAGTGTCAATTAAAGTAATTCCTAttcagtaatgtaaatgtgaaatgcttAATACATAAAGGAAAATACATGCATCTTTACCTTCATCCAGCCATCGGGCAGGCCTGGGACAGACCTTCCCATCTCCTCACTCCTTGCTCTGGTCAAGGGCTCACGCTGGGAacattaaaagattttttttttttttaaatcaaaaattactttattaCAATGATCATACAAACACAGGCAGCAAGAGTAGGTATTTGAACgtcattaaattaaatacacaacAGTTAGAGATGGAGACAATTTAAATACATCTTATactttatatatactgtataacaccTTAGTCATTTTCTATACCTCTATATCAGGCATCTGCATTCCCAGCTGTGTGCCCGTTGATCAGGTTTCACTACTACTTTAACAGAGGCACTCATTTAATAGATGGACTAACCTTGATCTCATTGACTATGCTCTTTGGGACATGTGACTCTAGCGATGTGCCCTTCGCTTTGTCAACACCTTCATCATTGTACCTTCTCCTTTCTTTTGCCTCATTAATTTCCTCTTCATGCTCATCTTTTGCTGCCTTCTGCCTCTCCAAGCGTTTCTTGTCTTGCCGTcgctcctctttctcctccccCCGGCTGTCCTTTATCTTCTCGCTGTCCTCCTTGTCACTCTGTCGGCCTTCTTGGTTGGAATTGTCCCCTTGCCTCCTTCTCTCTGGCTCAACCTTCTGTAGCGCCTGCACTGGCTCCTGTTGTATCTTGCTCTTCTCCTCTGTTGTTATGGAGGACTTGGGCCCGACGCCTATCTGAGCAGAATGGTTTGGAATTACAGGCCCATTTTGCACTGGCTGTTGATCTTTAGTTGTCATACTGATGGTCTTGGAACTGTCAGACCTTTTGACGGTGGGCTTTTTTGTGCGATCAATCTGGATTCGATATAACAGACAAATGGACAACCTGCAGTGATGATTGTAACATTCAACAGATATCAAAAGTCAAAAACAAACTCCTTATCAATACCACTCAGGTGAACCACATTCTATTCAGCAATCTATCTGGAGTGTGCTTACCTGTGGTACAGGTTTGGCTTTGGTTCCAGGCTGGCTGGATGAGCCTTTTTTGGGTTTTTCCTCAAGGGTTTGATCAGTCACAGCTGGTCCTTCTGCCTCCACTTGTTTCACCTCCATATTTGTCAAATTTCCATTCACCTGCATAGGCTCAGGTTTTGGTATGACCTCAGGTGGGGCAAGGGGTTTGGGCTCCTCAAGTGAAGGGTAGCTGAAGTTCACTATTCTCAACAGAGAATAGAAGACCTTTCACTACAGtagtttaaaaagtttaattgaAGAGGAAGTGAACCACAGCAGATTAATCAGTTCCCACTGGTTGCCCTGTAGACTACATTTTAACCATTTGACTTTAAGATGCACTCAGGCAGGGTTGGCACACAGTAGTGCCAAAAACTCAAGTGAGATTTTTTTAGCAAAGTAATTGATCTTTTTTTGGATTAATCAGACACTTACATTTAGGGATGACGTCAACGGTTTCCAGCCTTGGGGGTTTGACTTTAGCATTCGAAGTGTACATGGGGTAGAAGAGTAACCAGTTCTCGTAGCCCCCCTCCAACACCAGGGGTTCATTATGCAGGACAGTTTTGCTGTCCCACtgtggagtttaaaaaaaaaaaaaaaaattccactcaCAAAAAGATCATAGCCCTAGAGCACTTTCATCCTAAAATAAATTCGTACCTTGTAGAGGGCATCCTTCAGACTGCGAAGCGTGGATCCCAGTTTCAGGTCTTTGGCAGAGCTCGACCAGTCCAACAGGACAATGTAATCAGCCAACCCACGGCACTCCCACTCTCCTCTCGACTCCTCAGGTAAATTCACTTCAATTTGATTGACCGTTATCCTAAAAACATGTAGGTGCACAAGTTGCAAAAGagttaaaaatggcaaaaaaagctTCTTCATGCACATGTCAAAaatacaattgtttacccactTTGGGTTTAAATGTCTCCCTTCTGCCTTGACCACAAACCTCCTACCCTGGGCGAAGGACTTCCTCAGGAACACAGATACACTGCTGTGTGGGCACTTGGATCCGTGACTCTTCAAAATCACTCCTGCTCCTGGCATCCATGACGATGATTCTCATGCTCTGATCCTTCATCATCTTAAAGAGCTGTTCTGCAGTCACCCCCCCAGGAGGGGCTACTGCTATCAGGATAGGGGAGTGTACAAGCAGCATAACCATTGTTGCACTGCAGCAGGTCAACTGCATTATTAAACATGCTCATGGCCATGACAACTAGATTTTTCCCTCTGCTTATTGGACCAAATTTTAAACAACTTATTATATTTTCTTCCATTCAAAATTTATTGTTGGATTTCCTTACCGGTCTCCTTCTTATTGTCCTTCTGCCCCCATCTTATCTAGAGCACAGGGAACCAACAAAACACTGAGCTCACAGGAGTATTATCTTTATTGCTGCATTTAGAATTCTGCTAATGGCAAAATCAATTTTCAGAGAGGTTACGATCCAAAACAGTCCCGCTTATctgtactgaaataaaaaaggcaaCTGATCAAATTTCTGTTCATATCATAAAGACATGACATTTTTTGTTATGATTTACTGTTACTCTtcacaaaaatgaaagaacaaacattagttgtgcaataaaaaaatgtccatCTTACTGATTAGTCAAGCTttcagagaataaaaaaatttgtatccAAATGTGTTCTAAAGGCTTCAGGGTATTTCAAGTAATTCTTTTGTCTCCATACCTTCTTATCCTTCTCAGCTCCTCCTGCCTCTTTTGAAGAGCCCCAGTCTGTGCCCTTTTCTGGTTTCTCCTCTTTCCGCTTATTTTCCTCCTGCCTCTCCTTCTCATCCAGGTTCCTCCGTACCTCTGCTTCTTCGTATCTGTCCGAACAACACAGCAGGGAGTTTAGCAGAATACTCTGAATTCAGGATGGTTATATACTGAACATGCTGAAAACGATAGCCTTTAAGAAGGGACTTTCTATATCTACATTGCAAATTCCAAGATATATTTACTGgatgacagtaataaaaataacaattctAATAAGCAACACTGACCTGAGTTTAAGGCTCTCCGATAGCCTTTCAGCCTCCTCTACAGCTTTTTTTAAGCTGCTCGACCCAAGAATAGACTGGAAAAAATCCTTCATAATGAAACATATGTTATCATTAGTTGACATGTCTGTCAATGAGTAAggattaattaaatatattctaAGAATACTGTTCCAGAGAACCTCAACAGAAGTCTGGAATCACTCACAACTGAAAAAGCAATGATTTACACTAACTTGTTCTTCAGAAATATTCCAATACATTGACTATTGACTGTGGAAGACCTGACAGTCAAGACAATAagtcacctgctgctgttggaagTCAGGCCTTTTTTTGATAAGGTCATAAACTGTCAGGAACTTCATGTACAGGACATAAGCCTTTTCTTCATCTCGGTCCAAGCGACACTCCTCGGCTGCCTTGAAAATTTTGCAGGCGCTCTGTACGTAGCTACGGAAATTAAAGGCCTGTATTATTCACAGATTTaccatttttctttgaattataaaaacaaagaatacTGATGATACTGATAATTGATATTAGTTAGCTAGAGTATGGTTAGgtgaataaaattttattttaaagttaaatatGGATTACGTTGAATGAACTTCTCTTCACTGCCAATCACATTTGTACACACAGAAAAAGCCTCAAATTCTGCTGTGATATTtagcattttatatatacatatgcaatAGTATCGCTTTATTGATTTCTAGGTAAGGATGCACATTATGAAAAACGCTATTCAGATTTGATATGACGCATTCGTACCTCCTCGTACTTATTTTATCCGGCTTGATTTCAGCCTTTTTATTAAGGTCACCTAAAGATGTTGAAAGGTACAACTCCTTCAGCCCTGCTGTCACGGCTGGCATTTTTAAAGGTACATAGAATCAGCGAAATTCACCACATTTTCCTCATGCTTGGCCTTGACTTAATGGTCAGACtccttctgtaaataaaaagatgCAGGAGTAAGTAAATAATATAGAAAGGCAAATACATTCGCAGTTCCAGCACATCTTGTAAGAGCTCAGTCCTGGGATGTTCGGTGGAAGCTGCAATTACTAGAGTAAACAGCTGAGTTATCAGCACTACAGAGGCTATGTCTGATATTCCTCAGCATCTGAACAGCTAGTCCGACTCTGACGGTGACCCTGGGGTCAAATGCGCACAATGCACTGCAATGTAGAGCCCACAATAACACATCAGTgtgcagtttcacacacacagcgtgcTCCACTGATGCAATAACACACTGCCCTCCTGACAATGCCAAAGCAGCTGGATGCTTGATAACTACATAATGTATTGTTTGCTGCTATTTCAGGGCagcaaacaacaacaaccaaGGGCACTGCCAGCAAACAGCTGAATTTTATACATCCAACATCCACAGCGCATTAGATCTGGTGCATGCTGATCATAATGGAATCAGGTAAATCATTTGGTTAGCTACTAGTCCAGCCTAAATAAGGATGCTGGAATCAGGATGTACTGACCCTATGCCATAAGGAACGGCTTTATCAAACACATTACAAATAACGAAATGATAAGCATTGTGTCTCACCATAAGCACCTCgtccgtgtgtgtttgtatgtgttttaatCTGACAGCTGCCTCCCGGAATGAAAGAGCTGCTCTGGGTTCAGCGGCGAAGCCACGTCCCTCCAGTAGGGGGCGCACTACATTCAAACTGCAAAAGCTTTATTGGCAAAAGACACAACTTACAAATAGCGCCCTTCCTGAAATGTTAGCATTTTCCCTCACCGCTTTGTTACAAGCAgcattttgacagtttttataGTCTTATATTGACGCAAACACTGCTCATTATTATATTGATTAGCTGTCTTATCTAAAACAGTTGGTAGTGTAAAATttgtttatacaggtggatatttTCATACTGCAGTTCAGATTAGTAGCAGGTGTATCCATGGAGCTTGAACCTAGGGGCTGTATCTTTCAGGTTACATTCCATGACCTTGACAGCTACAGCGTCTATTGCCACCTTTATTGAACAAAAAGTTTTCAAGTAAACGGATTTAAAAACGTAACTACTTCAACATTAAAACTTTATATAAGAATGTAATGCAGGGTTCAAACTGAGGTTGTGTTTCCTTTGGCTTCTGTTCTACTGCATTGCATACGCAAACGgtagtggttttttttaaatgaataaattcgtcacaaaaataaaaccgGGTCACTAGGAAAATCacaatataaatgtgtaagtgcCCGTGCAATGTTGCCTTGCGGTTAATTTCACAGCTCGCAGGAATCACCCTCTCGCGCCAGCAAAAAGCGCATGCACGAGCGACCCGAACAGGCTAGTATGTATCACTCCGCACTCACGAAcctatttatgtaaaatatgcagtttcaacattttaaattaatactgaCATTGGCGCGAGAATGAAAATGGACACAttagacactttttaaaaaatttataaagACAGCGACACGCGGGCACAGACAACTGGGCGAAGGAGCCTTCTACATTAAATTCACGCAGTAAAAAGCAGATGTGCACATCCGCGCAGGATACGGGGACTTTTGTTGGAGTGAAAAATTGGGCGCCGAATCGGCGGCGTCGCGAGAAATCGCCCCCGGTGCCTCTTTCGCCGTTAGCGGCCTCGCACACTACACACCGGTGCGCCGAATCGGCAAGGTAAGGCTCCGGGAGACGGCGATAAGGAACCTTTTCCAGGTCAGTGTCGGGGTATTTTGTGCGGCCCCACCGGATGTGGAAGTCGCTCTGTGTTTGATGGTGAAAAGTAGTTCAACTTCCCCCGGAACCGCGGCGCTTCCGAGCGGTTTCCTGTTTATCGTACGAACGCGCCTCATCCCGTCGCGTGGATCCTATCGTGTTCACGCGAATAACGCTATAGAATTGGAGGTTTTGTCAGGACTCCATTCTTACGCGGCGCGGGAGCTCGGTTTGTTAGCATTAGCTACCCGGGAATATGGTGGCCCGCGGTGTCGCAACTCCTCCTCTTATCCCGCGCTCGGTTTGAgccagaaagaaacaaaacacgAACGGGAGgtttacaatatatttattttacca of the Scleropages formosus chromosome 7, fSclFor1.1, whole genome shotgun sequence genome contains:
- the LOC108942038 gene encoding ubiquitin carboxyl-terminal hydrolase 8-like isoform X2 codes for the protein MPAVTAGLKELYLSTSLGDLNKKAEIKPDKISTRSYVQSACKIFKAAEECRLDRDEEKAYVLYMKFLTVYDLIKKRPDFQQQQDFFQSILGSSSLKKAVEEAERLSESLKLRYEEAEVRRNLDEKERQEENKRKEEKPEKGTDWGSSKEAGGAEKDKKIRWGQKDNKKETVAPPGGVTAEQLFKMMKDQSMRIIVMDARSRSDFEESRIQVPTQQCICVPEEVLRPGITVNQIEVNLPEESRGEWECRGLADYIVLLDWSSSAKDLKLGSTLRSLKDALYKWDSKTVLHNEPLVLEGGYENWLLFYPMYTSNAKVKPPRLETVDVIPKLNFSYPSLEEPKPLAPPEVIPKPEPMQVNGNLTNMEVKQVEAEGPAVTDQTLEEKPKKGSSSQPGTKAKPVPQIDRTKKPTVKRSDSSKTISMTTKDQQPVQNGPVIPNHSAQIGVGPKSSITTEEKSKIQQEPVQALQKVEPERRRQGDNSNQEGRQSDKEDSEKIKDSRGEEKEERRQDKKRLERQKAAKDEHEEEINEAKERRRYNDEGVDKAKGTSLESHVPKSIVNEIKREPLTRARSEEMGRSVPGLPDGWMKFLDTVTGTYRYYHSPTNRVHLYPPEVSQTPPATPPAPKQKPGKGRTIEPESEHTKLKRSYSSPDITQSLQDEGVTKLIATPFVNRDTKPPRVMPYTKAEITRLSAAKIRNLNPVFGGLGPSLTGLRNLGNTCYMNSILQCLCNTPAMAEYFNKNYYQEDINRANILGHKGEVAEEFGVIMKALWSGLYKYISPLDFKVTIGKINEQFAGYEQQDSQELLLFLMDGLHEDLNKADNRKRCKEETIDHLDDFKAAELAWSKHKLLNESIIVALFQGQFKSTVQCLTCYRKSRTFETFMYLSLPLASAHRCSLQDCLKLFSKEEKLTDSNRVFCRHCKAHRDSTKKLEIWKVPPILLVHLKRFSYEGRWKQKLQTAVDFPLENLDLTQYVIGPRHNLKKYNLIGVSNHYGGLDGGHYTAYCKNAQKQRWFKFDDHEVLDISASSVKTSAAYIFFYSAL
- the LOC108942038 gene encoding ubiquitin carboxyl-terminal hydrolase 8-like isoform X3, with translation MPAVTAGLKELYLSTSLGDLNKKAEIKPDKISTRSYVQSACKIFKAAEECRLDRDEEKAYVLYMKFLTVYDLIKKRPDFQQQQDFFQSILGSSSLKKAVEEAERLSESLKLRYEEAEVRRNLDEKERQEENKRKEEKPEKGTDWGSSKEAGGAEKDKKIRWGQKDNKKETAVAPPGGVTAEQLFKMMKDQSMRIIVMDARSRSDFEESRIQVPTQQCICVPEEVLRPGITVNQIEVNLPEESRGEWECRGLADYIVLLDWSSSAKDLKLGSTLRSLKDALYKWDSKTVLHNEPLVLEGGYENWLLFYPMYTSNAKVKPPRLETVDVIPKLNFSYPSLEEPKPLAPPEVIPKPEPMQVNGNLTNMEVKQVEAEGPAVTDQTLEEKPKKGSSSQPGTKAKPVPQIGVGPKSSITTEEKSKIQQEPVQALQKVEPERRRQGDNSNQEGRQSDKEDSEKIKDSRGEEKEERRQDKKRLERQKAAKDEHEEEINEAKERRRYNDEGVDKAKGTSLESHVPKSIVNEIKREPLTRARSEEMGRSVPGLPDGWMKFLDTVTGTYRYYHSPTNRVHLYPPEVSQTPPATPPAPKQKPGKGRTIEPESEHTKLKRSYSSPDITQSLQDEGVTKLIATPFVNRDTKPPRVMPYTKAEITRLSAAKIRNLNPVFGGLGPSLTGLRNLGNTCYMNSILQCLCNTPAMAEYFNKNYYQEDINRANILGHKGEVAEEFGVIMKALWSGLYKYISPLDFKVTIGKINEQFAGYEQQDSQELLLFLMDGLHEDLNKADNRKRCKEETIDHLDDFKAAELAWSKHKLLNESIIVALFQGQFKSTVQCLTCYRKSRTFETFMYLSLPLASAHRCSLQDCLKLFSKEEKLTDSNRVFCRHCKAHRDSTKKLEIWKVPPILLVHLKRFSYEGRWKQKLQTAVDFPLENLDLTQYVIGPRHNLKKYNLIGVSNHYGGLDGGHYTAYCKNAQKQRWFKFDDHEVLDISASSVKTSAAYIFFYSAL
- the LOC108942038 gene encoding ubiquitin carboxyl-terminal hydrolase 8-like isoform X1, with protein sequence MPAVTAGLKELYLSTSLGDLNKKAEIKPDKISTRSYVQSACKIFKAAEECRLDRDEEKAYVLYMKFLTVYDLIKKRPDFQQQQDFFQSILGSSSLKKAVEEAERLSESLKLRYEEAEVRRNLDEKERQEENKRKEEKPEKGTDWGSSKEAGGAEKDKKIRWGQKDNKKETAVAPPGGVTAEQLFKMMKDQSMRIIVMDARSRSDFEESRIQVPTQQCICVPEEVLRPGITVNQIEVNLPEESRGEWECRGLADYIVLLDWSSSAKDLKLGSTLRSLKDALYKWDSKTVLHNEPLVLEGGYENWLLFYPMYTSNAKVKPPRLETVDVIPKLNFSYPSLEEPKPLAPPEVIPKPEPMQVNGNLTNMEVKQVEAEGPAVTDQTLEEKPKKGSSSQPGTKAKPVPQIDRTKKPTVKRSDSSKTISMTTKDQQPVQNGPVIPNHSAQIGVGPKSSITTEEKSKIQQEPVQALQKVEPERRRQGDNSNQEGRQSDKEDSEKIKDSRGEEKEERRQDKKRLERQKAAKDEHEEEINEAKERRRYNDEGVDKAKGTSLESHVPKSIVNEIKREPLTRARSEEMGRSVPGLPDGWMKFLDTVTGTYRYYHSPTNRVHLYPPEVSQTPPATPPAPKQKPGKGRTIEPESEHTKLKRSYSSPDITQSLQDEGVTKLIATPFVNRDTKPPRVMPYTKAEITRLSAAKIRNLNPVFGGLGPSLTGLRNLGNTCYMNSILQCLCNTPAMAEYFNKNYYQEDINRANILGHKGEVAEEFGVIMKALWSGLYKYISPLDFKVTIGKINEQFAGYEQQDSQELLLFLMDGLHEDLNKADNRKRCKEETIDHLDDFKAAELAWSKHKLLNESIIVALFQGQFKSTVQCLTCYRKSRTFETFMYLSLPLASAHRCSLQDCLKLFSKEEKLTDSNRVFCRHCKAHRDSTKKLEIWKVPPILLVHLKRFSYEGRWKQKLQTAVDFPLENLDLTQYVIGPRHNLKKYNLIGVSNHYGGLDGGHYTAYCKNAQKQRWFKFDDHEVLDISASSVKTSAAYIFFYSAL
- the LOC108942038 gene encoding ubiquitin carboxyl-terminal hydrolase 8-like isoform X5 yields the protein MPGAGVILKSHGSKCPHSSVSVFLRKSFAQGRRITVNQIEVNLPEESRGEWECRGLADYIVLLDWSSSAKDLKLGSTLRSLKDALYKWDSKTVLHNEPLVLEGGYENWLLFYPMYTSNAKVKPPRLETVDVIPKLNFSYPSLEEPKPLAPPEVIPKPEPMQVNGNLTNMEVKQVEAEGPAVTDQTLEEKPKKGSSSQPGTKAKPVPQIDRTKKPTVKRSDSSKTISMTTKDQQPVQNGPVIPNHSAQIGVGPKSSITTEEKSKIQQEPVQALQKVEPERRRQGDNSNQEGRQSDKEDSEKIKDSRGEEKEERRQDKKRLERQKAAKDEHEEEINEAKERRRYNDEGVDKAKGTSLESHVPKSIVNEIKREPLTRARSEEMGRSVPGLPDGWMKFLDTVTGTYRYYHSPTNRVHLYPPEVSQTPPATPPAPKQKPGKGRTIEPESEHTKLKRSYSSPDITQSLQDEGVTKLIATPFVNRDTKPPRVMPYTKAEITRLSAAKIRNLNPVFGGLGPSLTGLRNLGNTCYMNSILQCLCNTPAMAEYFNKNYYQEDINRANILGHKGEVAEEFGVIMKALWSGLYKYISPLDFKVTIGKINEQFAGYEQQDSQELLLFLMDGLHEDLNKADNRKRCKEETIDHLDDFKAAELAWSKHKLLNESIIVALFQGQFKSTVQCLTCYRKSRTFETFMYLSLPLASAHRCSLQDCLKLFSKEEKLTDSNRVFCRHCKAHRDSTKKLEIWKVPPILLVHLKRFSYEGRWKQKLQTAVDFPLENLDLTQYVIGPRHNLKKYNLIGVSNHYGGLDGGHYTAYCKNAQKQRWFKFDDHEVLDISASSVKTSAAYIFFYSAL
- the LOC108942038 gene encoding ubiquitin carboxyl-terminal hydrolase 8-like isoform X4; translation: MPAVTAGLKELYLSTSLGDLNKKAEIKPDKISTRSYVQSACKIFKAAEECRLDRDEEKAYVLYMKFLTVYDLIKKRPDFQQQQDFFQSILGSSSLKKAVEEAERLSESLKLRYEEAEVRRNLDEKERQEENKRKEEKPEKGTDWGSSKEAGGAEKDKKIRWGQKDNKKETAVAPPGGVTAEQLFKMMKDQSMRIIVMDARSRSDFEESRIQVPTQQCICVPEEVLRPGITVNQIEVNLPEESRGEWECRGLADYIVLLDWSSSAKDLKLGSTLRSLKDALYKWDSKTVLHNEPLVLEGGYENWLLFYPMYTSNAKVKPPRLETVDVIPKLNFSYPSLEEPKPLAPPEVIPKPEPMQVNGNLTNMEVKQVEAEGPAVTDQTLEEKPKKGSSSQPGTKAKPVPQIDRTKKPTVKRSDSSKTISMTTKDQQPVQNGPVIPNHSAQIGVGPKSSITTEEKSKIQQEPVQALQKVEPERRRQGDNSNQEGRQSDKEDSEKIKDSRGEEKEERRQDKKRLERQKAAKDEHEEEINEAKERRRYNDEGVDKAKGTSLESHVPKSIVNEIKREPLTRARSEEMGRSVPGLPDGWMKFLDTVTGTYRYYHSPTNRVHLYPPEVSQTPPATPPAPKQKPGKGRTIEPESEHTKLKRSYSSPDITQSLQDEGVTKLIATPFVNRDTKPPRVMPYTKAEITRLSAAKIRNLNPVFGGLGPSLTGLRNLGNTCYMNSILQCLCNTPAMAEYFNKNYYQEDINRANILGHKGEVAEEFGVIMKALWSGLYKYISPLDFKVTIGKINEQFAGYEQQDSQELLLFLMDGLHEDLNKRVSRLTVLCPSIFLFVFERRGYYISSLPTSCLWWVPYGRGCIEADPSSCL